TCATAGCGAGTTGTACATTTACTTTATTGTCTCCATATTCGATATAAGAGCTAATGAGAGGGCTATATGCTGTAACGCTACTAAAAAGTTCATCCTTTAGAACCTCTATCTTCTTAGCTTGTAGAAAATTAAATATTCGATCCTGTCTTTGTTCTTCCTCTGCCTTCGTAAGTTTGCCGACCACAGCACCGGTCAAATTAATTGTGGTTTGCCACTGTGCTTTATAGTCTCCAAAGATTTCTTCTATTTTCTTACTAATATCCACTATTTCTTTATATCCTTTATTGTCTACGATGTCAACTAGAAAATGTGTTTCATACTCCCCCATAAAGTTGGTACTCAATAATTTTATTACTGTAACATTGCCACTTTCATTCGGTGCGAATAATATAATTTCTCGATATCCCTCTTCTTCTACCCTTTGCTCTAGAAGAGATTCTGCACTAAGATCCCGAGGATCTTCCATATGGGATATTTCGTCCATATTGAAGTATACGATCTCTCCCTGTATATTTAGGGTATCCATTATCTCAATTTTTCTTGCATCTAATTCTTCTATTGTAAGAAAAACATCTGGGATATAAATGGATTTATTGATATTGAATTCCTCCATCTTAAAATCTCCCACTTCCATTGTTTGTAGTAGAAGTTCTTCCATTTCAACGGAGTTTCTATTGATGTTTTTCATTGGCTGAGCATAAGTATTATATAAAGCACCTGCAAGTAAAATAAAAATAAGTCCAAATACAAAATATTTTCTCATGAATATCTTCCTCCTTCATTGATTGCGTTTGACCTACCATCAATTTATTGCTCCTTTCAGTCGCATAAATTGGGTTCGGTCATAAAAAATAGAGAAGGCTTTAATTTGTAGTATGATGTTAAAGGGGGACAAAAAACATCGATATTACAACTAAAACCTTCCCTCTATCTTAATTATTGACGCCATAAAGAGAGTCTATACATTTCTTTAGAGAAAATATTTAAATGAATTTTACTTTTTACAGGTGGCACATTGAACGCCTAATATTTTATCGAAAAATCCTATTTTTTTAAAGCCTTTACTATATTTAGGCCATCCAGTTTTTAGTTCTGTGTAACAAGCTTCACAAATTTCTTTTCCTTTGGCATGTTTAAATTTTTCTGGAAGCTCTACAATTTCCACCTCTACCTTTTCTCGGTCCACTGCTTCGTCACTGCCCACCACAATTCCCATAGCTTCTTCACTATCGGTGGATACGGTCTTAAATCTTTTACCAGCTTCCTTGGCAATCTTCATATATCTCGATGTAACCTCCATGGATACTTTTTGGTTTACGATGATGAACGCCGCCTGCTTGTCCTTTAGGCTTCGCACAACATAATCCTCTGCTTCCTCTTTATAAGTCTGCTCTAGGGTCAATCCAAGGATCACTCTTTCTCTAAATTCTCCCAGCCATTTCCGCTTCTCATCAGGCTTGATCTGAGGTACTCCTCCTAGGGCATATTCTACAGCCCGTTCTAGTTCGCTTCTATCTGTCATGCTATCTACTCCTTAAAAATACTGTATGCTCTCTATATTATACCCATTCGGTTTTATTTTACAAGATGAAATCCCAATCCTAAAAAACTAGAATCTAATGTTTCAAAGCCCAACCG
Above is a genomic segment from Alkaliphilus oremlandii OhILAs containing:
- a CDS encoding YwmB family TATA-box binding protein, which translates into the protein MRKYFVFGLIFILLAGALYNTYAQPMKNINRNSVEMEELLLQTMEVGDFKMEEFNINKSIYIPDVFLTIEELDARKIEIMDTLNIQGEIVYFNMDEISHMEDPRDLSAESLLEQRVEEEGYREIILFAPNESGNVTVIKLLSTNFMGEYETHFLVDIVDNKGYKEIVDISKKIEEIFGDYKAQWQTTINLTGAVVGKLTKAEEEQRQDRIFNFLQAKKIEVLKDELFSSVTAYSPLISSYIEYGDNKVNVQLAMRYSEYEDKTYIWIANPLITTTY
- a CDS encoding YueI family protein, encoding MTDRSELERAVEYALGGVPQIKPDEKRKWLGEFRERVILGLTLEQTYKEEAEDYVVRSLKDKQAAFIIVNQKVSMEVTSRYMKIAKEAGKRFKTVSTDSEEAMGIVVGSDEAVDREKVEVEIVELPEKFKHAKGKEICEACYTELKTGWPKYSKGFKKIGFFDKILGVQCATCKK